A segment of the Gallaecimonas xiamenensis 3-C-1 genome:
AAAATCGCACTGCTGCTTGGGCCCTGTCATCCCCTGGCAGCGGCGGCCGTAGTGCTCGATGATGTCGCCGCCTTCATCCACCTTGCCCCAAAAGCTGTTGGGAAAATCGCAGACCGGGCAAGGCACGGTAACAGGCACTGTGCCGGGTGGCCTGGGCTCCCCCACCTCCGGGCTAAAAAGGTCAAAGCCCGAACCGGCGTAATCCAGCACCAGGCAGTCATTTTTGCCCTCGAAAAGCCGCAAGCCCCGCCCCACCATCTGCTGGAACAAGGACACCGACTGGGTGGGGCGCAATAGGGCGATGACATCCACATGGGGGGCGTCAAAGCCGGTGGTCAGCACCGACACATTAACCAGGTATTTGAGCGTCCTGGCCTTGAAAGCCTCAATAAGGGCCTGGCGCTCAGGGGTTGGGGTATCTCCCAAGATAAGGGCCGCCTCCTCTGCCGGTAGCCGCGCCAGAATGTCCCTGGCATGTTTGCGGCTGGCCGCGAAGATCATTACCCCCCGCCTGTCCTGGCAAAGGGACACCAGGTGGTCGACGATGGCTGGGGTCAAGGCCCCTTGCCCGGCCAAGGCGCGGTCCAGGGCCGCTTCGGTCCAGCCTTCCACGGCGCCGCTAAAGTCATAGCGAATGGCCGGGGCCGGCACCATCTGCACCGGAGTCAGGTAGCCTTCTTGTACCAGTTGGCGAAGGGGCAGCTCATAGATGCAGTATTTAAAGAGCTTGGCCTCCTGGCTGCGCACCTGGCCCTTGGCGTGGAACTGGTAAATCCAGCCACTGTCGAGGCGATAAGGAGTAGCAGTCAGCCCCAGCACCAGGCTGGTGTTGAAATGGGCCAACACCTTTTGGTACTGGCTTTCCTCGTCAGGGCCGATGCGGTGGCATTCGTCTATCACCACCAGGGAAAAGTCCGTATCAAACTGCCCCAGGTTTGGTGCCACCGATTGAATGGAGGCAAAAACCACCTTGCCCCCGGCTTCCCGGGCCTTAAGGCCGGCCGAGAAAATGCTGCCGTTGTCCGCCACCTGGGCATATTTGCTGGCGTTTTGGGCCACCAGTTCGGCCACGTGGGTCAACATCAGCACCCGCCCCTTGGCCAGCCGCGCCAGCTCGGCGATCACCAGGCTCTTGCCGGCCCCTGTGGGCAGCACCAGCACCGCCGGTTCGCGGTTTTTACGAAAATAGCTGAGGGTGGCCTTAACGGCCTCTTGCTGGTAGGGCCGAAGCTTCATGAAAAGGCCTTGGCAATGGCGTCCTTGGGTAGGGTGTCGACGTATTCTTTCAAGCTTTCCAGGCTCTGCCAACGGCCCACGGCGGCGATATCCACCAGGCTGACGCCGTTACGTACCGCCAGGGTGGCAAAGCTGCGGCGCAGGCTGTGGCAGCTGACCCCTTCAAGTCCCAGGGCCGTAGCCCTTTTTTGCAGGGCAAGGTTGAGGCCATGGGTACTCATGGCCCTTTCTTGCACCTGGCCGTGGCGGTTGATGGCCCTGAGCACCGGGCCGCTGGTAAGGCCGCTTTGTTGCTGCCAACCGGCCAGCCAGGCCCTGGGCTCAAAAGGGGCCGGCAGGGCCGGCAGCACCATCTGCTTGCCTCGCCCTGTCTGGTCGGTCTTGGAAAAACGGATCTGCAGACTAAGGCCGGCTTCGCTGTCGTCCAAGTCGGCAAAGGTCAGGGCCGCCAGTTCCGAGCGGCGCAGGGCCGCCGCCAGGCCAAGGCTTATCATCAAACCGTCCCGCCAACCCAAGAGGCCATCGTTTTGGCAACTGGCCAGCAAGGCCTCCAACTGACTGCGGCTCAAGGTACGGGCCTTGCGCTTGTCCTGGCCCTTTTGCAGCCGGGACAGGGCCTTAAGGGCCAGCACCACCTCGTCATTTACCGGGTCCATAAAACCTTGCTGGCGATGCCAGAGCTTGATGGCACTGATATGGCTGCGAAGGGTGCTGACGCTGAGGCTGGCCCCTTTCAGCCCCAGGTAGCGTTTGAGCTGGCTGGGGCTGGCCGGCAGGGTGAAACCGGCGGTAACAAACTGCTTGAGGCCTGCCTGGTATTGGCTGCGGGTACTGGGGGCCGTGGCGGCCAGTATCCAGTCTTCGGGTAGCGCCGGCAGGGTCATGGGTTACCCAGGCTCGATTTGATGGCTTCCAGTTCGCTTTTCAGCTGTTGGCGTTTTTTCACCTGTTCGGTCAAAAAGCCCAGCTCCTGGCTGAGTTCAACCAGCATCGACTGCTGCTTCTCAAATTGGGCTACCAAGTCCACCTTAGGCTGCTCGGCCAGACGCTGGTTGCTGCTGGCAAGCTCCCCTTCCAACAGGGCAATGCGCCCCTGCTGACGAGACAGCTCTGCCCGCTGGCTTTCCAGCCGTACCTTGGCCTCTTGGAAGCCGCTGACCATACCGCTTAAGTTGCGGTTTTCCTCACCCAGGCTTTGTACCTGCTCCTGAAGCTGGCGTTCCTGCTGCAGCCATTGCCAGCGAGCCTCTTCGAAAGCTTCCTGGCGCTTGCTCTGTTCGGCCTGCCAGCGCTCCTGGAAATGCTGCTGCTGGTGGAAAAGGTGGCTGACCTGGGCCCTGTTGTCTTCGGCTTCCCGTTGCCATTGGCTGGCTTGCTGGCGCAGCAGGGCCACCTGGCGTTGGCTCTCGGTGAGTAACTTCTGCTGTTGGGACTGCTCGTCCTTGGCCTGTTGCAGCTGCCGTTGGCCCTCGGCCAATTGGTTGCCCAAAGCCGCCAGCGTTTCTTTGGCCTCGGCCAACTCGTTAAGAGCCTGGTCCCGCTCGGCCTGCAGCTGGGCCACCTTGTCCAGTACCGCCTGTTCTGCGGAGTCGATGGCGGCTTTTTTTTCCCCCTCCATCTGCTGAAAGAGGGCATCCAATGACTGCTGAAGGTGTAAAGGTGTAGCCAGCCTTACACTCCTTTCTTCCTGAGATGAGGCATGCCATTCCTGCAAATAGCGGCTGATGGAACTGTTGGAACCGCCCCCCAGCCAGCTGCGCACGTTGTTCACCGACGGCTGTGAACCCTGCTCTACCAGGGCCTGGGCGGCCTTCCATACGTTGTCACGATTGGCCCTGAGCTGCTGGCCGAAGGGGTTGGTGGTCATGATGCACCTTTACGTAAAGATGTAATATTTACATTACACACAATAATAGGCACAAAAAAGATGCAGTCAAGGTTTGTTGTTAGATTTTAAAATTGATTTTTTGGTAAGTTAGAGTGGTGTTTTAGAAGGTCTAAGCCGGGAACAAAACCCGCCCTTAAGGCCAGCAAAAATGCGGTTGTGATGACCGGTCATCCTAGCGAGGCTGCTTCCACAGCTCGCCGTAGTCTTTAACCATGCCGTTATCGTCGATGGACAGTTCGGCGGTAAAGCCGGTGGCTTTATTGGTGTAACGGTACAGCTGGGGGGCCAGGTGGGCGTAGTTTTGCTCTACCACCTCGAAGTAACCCTGGGGAAAACGGTACCAGAGCACCTTAACGGTCCTGTCGTCCCCCACCACCAGCCCCAGGCGTTTGATGGGCAGCATGTTGGTGGCCAGGGTAAAGCCGAGGTCTACGTCCAGACAGCCTTGCCACTGGGGTTGAGGCTCGCCGTTGAGCAGCCAGTTGCCCTCTCCGTCCCCTGTCACCATTACCGGATCCCCTCCTTTGGGCACTACCGTGGCCTGGCGGGTGCGCCAGCAGGCGAAGCAACGGATCTCGTAGTCCAGGGCAAAGGGGCGGCCTTCGTAAAGGCCCAGCACGGTACCGTCCAGGTCATGGTCGTTGATCGTCAGGTGCTCGAGGCTTTGCCAGGGGCCTTTCCATAACATGTCCATCCGCAATGCTCCCGGTGGATGAGAAGTCTTGCTTTCAGACTAGGCAGGATTTGGCGAGCAGGCAGAAAAAAGGCCGCAGATGCGGCCTTTGGCAGGAATAAGAAGGGTTTAGGCGGCGCGCAGGGCGGCGATGCGCTTTTCGATGGGCGGGTGGCTCATCATCAGTTCGGCCAGGGAGCGTTTGCCCTGAATACCGAAGGCGGCCAGTTGGCCTTCCAGATGCGGCTCTTCATGGGCGCGGCCCAGGCGCTCGAGGGCGCTGATCATCTTCTGGCGGCCAGCCAGGGCGGCACCACCGGCGTCGGCGCGGAACTCACGCTGACGGGAGAACCAGGCGACGATAACGGACGCCAGCAGGCCAAAGATGATTTCCAGTACCATGACGGTGATGAAGTAGGCGATACCGCCCAGGCCTTGGCCTTCTTCGTCGTCACTGCGGGTGGCGTTGGAGATGACGCTGGCCACTACCCGGGCAAAGAACATCACGAAGGTGTTCAGCACGCCCTGGATCAAGGTCATGGTCACCATGTCGCCGTTGGCAATGTGGGACACTTCGTGACCCAGCACCGCTTCCACTTCGTCCCTGTCCATCTTGTACAGCAGGCCGGTGGACACCGCTACCAGGGAGTTGTTGCGGCTGGGGCCGGTGGCAAAGGCGTTCATGTCGGGGGAATCGTAGATGGCCACTTCCGGCATCTTGATGCCGGCCTTTTCGGCCTGACGGGCAACGGTCTGTACCAGCCACTGCTCCATCTGGTCTTTGGGCTGCTCGATGACATAGGCGCTGGTGGAGCGCTTAGCCATCCACTTGGACATCAGCAGAGAGATAAAGCTGCCGCCAAAGCCGAACACGGCCGCAATGACCAGGTAACCGCCGATGGAATGGTACTGGACCCCCAGTGCCGACAGCACCAGGTTAAGGACCAGGGACAACACCAGGATCACCGCCAGGTTGGTTGCCAGGAACAGGATGACGCGTTTCACGATAAGACTCCTTTGGTCAAAGACGCGTTGGTCTGATGACATAATATGTCCGCCCTTTCGCTTTTCAAGCCCACCCCCACAGAAAATTCGTTATCATTTGTGACTTTCCACTGCCCACAAGGTTTCCTGCTATGCGTGCCTTATTGCTTTCCGCATCCCGCGCCGGTGACACTCCCTACCTGACCCATGCCCTGCCCTATATCGATGCCCTGCTCAAAAGCGACGAACGGGAGCTGCTGTTTATTCCCTACGCCGGCGTGACCATCGGCTGGGACGACTACAGTGCCAAGGTCGCCGAGGCCCTGGCGCCTTTGGGCATTACCGTGACCGGTATTCACAGCGCAGAAGACCCGCTGGCGGCAGTGCGCCAGGCCAAGGCCATTGCCGTGGGCGGCGGCAATACGTTTCGTCTGCTGAGCGAGCTCTACAGCCAGGGCCTGGTAGGCGCCGTTGCCGAGCAGGTGGCCAAGGGCCTGCCCTATATCGGCTGGAGCGCAGGGTCTAACGTGGCCGGCAAAAGTATCCGTACCACCAACGACATGCCCATCATCTACCCCCCGAGCTTCGACGCCCTGGGCCTGCTGCCCTTCCAAATAAACCCCCACTTCACCGACTATGTGCAGCCGGGCCACAACGGTGAGACCCGCAGCGAGCGCCTGACCGAGTTCTTGACCCTCAATCCCCAAGAGCAAGTGGCCTGCCTACCGGAAGGTACGGTCCTGCACCTGGACGGGAACAAGCTCGCGTTGCTGGGGGATAAAACCGCTTATTTAATGCGCTTTGGGCAAACCGATGAGGTGCAGGCCGGCAGCAGTCTGAGCCACTGGCTCTGAGCCGGGATGCGAACCGCCGGGGGCTTTGCTACTATCCCCCTTCTTTTAAGCCAAGCACAGTGAGTGACAAGATGGCCGAGTACCAAACCACAGAACAGAAAGCCAGCTACGGCGTTGGCCGCCAGATGGGCGACCAACTGGCCCAGCAAGCCTTCGACGGCCTGGACATTGCCGCCGTTCAACAAGGGCTGGCCGATGCCCTGCGCGGTGAAGAGTTCGCCGTGTCCCCCGACGACATCAATGCCGCCTTCGACGTGATCCGCACCCAGTTGGAAGACGCCGCCAAGGCCCAGCACGCCGCCTTCACCAAGGCCAACGACGCCTTCTTGGCCGACAACGCCAAGAAAGACGGCGTTATCGTCACCGATTCCGGCCTGCAGTATGAAGTGCTGGTCAAAGGCGACGGCGCTGTGCCCAGCGCTTCCGACAAGGTCAAGGTGCACTACCACGGCACCCTGACTGACGGCACCGTGTTCGACAGCTCCGTGTCCCGTGGTGAGCCCATCAGCTTCCCGGTCACCGGCGTGATCAAAGGCTGGGTTGAAGCCCTGCAACTGATGCCGGTGGGCTCCAAATGGCGCCTGACCATTCCCCACGATCTGGCCTACGGTGAGCAAGGCGCCGGCCGCGCCATTCCGCCCTTCGCCGCCCTGGTGTTCGAAGTGGAACTGCTGGGTATCGAGTAAAAACAAAGGCAGCTTCGGCTGCCTTTTTTGATGGACCTGTTGATGGAACTGCTACCCCACCTGACCCTGGAAACCGGCCCCAACCCCGACGCCGCCGTGATTTGGCTGCACGGCCTGGGAGCCGACGGTAACGACTTTGCCCCCGTTGTGCCGGAACTTGGCCTGCCCCAGGGCGCCGCCGTGCGCTTTATCTTCCCCCACGCCCCCAGCATCCCGGTCACCGTCAATGGCGGCTACATCATGCCCGCCTGGTACGACATTTTGAGCCTGGACATCGAGCGCAAGCTCGACCAAACCCAGCTGCGGGCGTCGGCGGCGGCCATCAAGGCCCTGGTAGAGGCGCAAATGGACCTGGGCATTGCCAGCAACCGTATCGTCATCGCCGGCTTTTCCCAGGGCGGGGCCGTGGCCTATGAAATGGCCCTGGCCTTCGATAAGCCCCTGGCCGGCGTGCTGGCCCTGTCCACCTACTTTGCCACCAAGGATTCTGTGGTGCCCCACCAGGCCAACCGGGACCTTGCCATCGCCATCCACCACGGTGTGCAAGACCCGGTAGTGCCGGAGGTGCTGGGCCAACAGGCCCAATCGGCCCTGACCGCCATGGGCTATCAGCCCCAGTACCGCCGCTACCCCATGGAGCACAGCCTTTGCCTGCCCCAGGTGAAGGACATAGGCGCCTGGATGACCCAGGTGCTGGGTTTGAACTCCCGCTGAAACAAGCCCTTGCCCGGCTGGGCAAGGGCTTGGCCCAATGTTAGGGTGGGCCAAATTTGCCCATGCCTTACCCATGAAAAGAGCCCTTATCAGCCTATGCCTGTTGCTTGGCGCCTGCGCCAGCCCGCCCCCTTTACCCCCTGAAGCCTCACCTGCCCCCAAGGACCCGGTGGCAGCCAAACTCCAAGACCAGTACCGCCAATGGCGGGGGGTTAAATACCGGCTGGGTGGCACCACCAAGAACGGCGTGGACTGCTCGGCCTTTACCCAGATCACCTTCCGGGACCAGTTCGCCACAGCCCTTAGCCGCACCACGGCCGCGCAGGTCAAGGAAGGACGCTGGGTAGGTCAGGGGGAGCTGTTGGCAGGGGATCTGGTGTTTTTCAAGATTGGCCGCAGCCGCCATGTGGGGATCTACCAGGGCCAGGGGCTGTTCCTGCACGCCTCCACCAGCCAGGGGGTGATGCTTTCTTCCCTCAAAGACCCCTACTGGCAGGCCCATTACTGGACCGCCAGGCGCATCTTGTAATAAAGCCGCCCCGAAGGGCGGCTTTTTTCAATGCAGGCGGCGACGGCTGGCCACCAGGATCAGGGTTGCCACCAGCAGCACCAGGCCACTGGCCAGCATCACGGCGCCAGCGCCGCTGGTGTCGACGATAACGCCGCCCATCAACGCCCCCAGGGCAATGGCCAATTGAATGGCCGAGACAATAAGGGCACCGCCACTCTCGGTCTGATCCGGAACCACTTGGGTAACCCAGGTGGACCAGCTGACCGGCGTGCCGCCAAAGGCCAGGCCCCAAAGCACTATCATCACCAGGCCCAGCAAGGCACTGCCCTGGTCCAGCAAGCCCAGCAGCAACAGGGCCATCAGCAATGCGACTGTGGCACCCAGCAATACCTTCGGCAAGTACCGCCCGATAAGGCGCCCGGCCAGCAAGGTGCCGCAGAAGTTGGCCAGGCCAAAGCCCAACAACACTAACGAAATCACCTGCAGTCCCAGTTGCTGGTGCTCCAGGTAGTCGCGCAAGTAGGTAAAACCGGCAAAATGAGCGGTAAAGATCAGGGTTACCACCCCTATCCCCAAGCCCAGCCCGGGGCGCTTAAGCACTGCCCAAAGCCCGGCCATGCTGCCCCCGGCCTGGGCTGTTAAGGGTGGCAGCAACATCCATTGGGCGGCCATGGTCAGGGCGCTCAGCAACGTCGCCATGGCAAAGACCTCACGCCACCCCCAAAGGCCTCCAAGGTAGCTACCCAGCCCGGCCGCCGTGATGGTCGCCAGTGGCACGCCGCTGAAGATAAGGGAAAGGGCCTTGGGAGCTTGCCGTTCGCTGACCAGCCGGATGGTAGTGGCCGCCGCTATGGCCCAAAAGCCCCCGAGGGCCAGGCCCAGGCCGATACGGGCCGCTAACAACACCCACAGGTTGGGGGCCAGGGCCACCGCCAGGTTGGACACCAACATCAGCCCACTCAAGGCCACCATGACCCGGCGCCGGTCAATGCCTTTGGTCAGGGGCACTATGGCCAGGCCTCCCAGCAGGGCCATCAGCGCCGTCACCGTCACGGCCTGGCCCATCTGGCCGGCACTGACCCCCAGGGCCTCCCCCATGGGAGTCAGCAGGCTGGCCGGCAGGAATTCTGCCGTCACCAGGGCAAAGACCCCCATGGCGATGGACCAGACGGCAGGCCAGCCACCTGTGCCGCTCAGGGCTGTGTCGTTGGTGGCAGTTTGGGGTCCGGACATGTTTTACCTCGATAATGACTGAAATCGAGGCCAAGAATACGGTAGGCTTTTAGGACGAACTATCACACCAAGTCCGCAATGATTGATAAATCGTCTGAGAATACTGTCACGGGCCAGGACAGGTTGAGCCAACTGCTGATGGGCATGCGCCTGTTCGGGGTCTGTTACCGCCATGTACTGGCCGATCCGCCTTTTGGCCTAAGCTACGCCCACCAGCCAGGGCGCAGCCAGCTGCACTTTGTCACCAAGGGTGAGCTGGTGCTGCGTACCGACAGCGGTTACCAGCTGCTGGCCGCCGGTGACGCCGTGCTGCTGCCTAGGGGACCTGCCCATGCCCTGCTGACCGCCAACGATCTGCCCTGTGCCGACATCCTCTCCTTGGCGGCCGATCCGGTCTGCGATCATTTTGCCTGCCTGGGTAACGATGCCAATAGCCAGCACCAGTTTTTCAGTGCCTGTATGGATATGGATCTGGGGCCCATGCAGCCGTTGGTGGCGCAGATGCCGGAGCTTATCCATGTGGGCACCCTCTTGGATAGATACCCCGAACTTGGCGCCATACTGGATGCCATGCGCCGCGAGTCGGCTTTGCAGCGGGCCGGGGCGGCGGGGATCTTGTCACGGCTGGCCGAAGTATTGGCGGCAACCCTGATCCGGGGCTGGGTAGAATGCCAGTGCACAGGCGGGGCCAGCTGGGTTCAGGCGCTCAAGGAGCCAAGGCTGGGCGCCCTGATGGCGGCGCTGCACAAAGATCCGGGGCAACAGTGGACTGTGGCCAGCATGGCGGCCCAGATCGGCATGTCCCGTTCGGTATTTGCCGAACGCTTCAAGGCCATGACCGGCTTGGCGCCACTGCAATACCTGACCGAGCTGCGCATGCAGCTGGCCAGGCAATGGCTGGAACAGGACAAGATGGCCTTGGCCGAGGTGGTGTACCGACTGGGTTATGGCTCCAGCGCCGCTTTTTCACGGGCCTTTAAGAAGGCCACCGGCCAGACGCCGGGGACCTTAAGATCGGCTCAGGCCAGCAGGGCCTGAAGCTCTTCAAGGGCCGCCACCTCATAGGTGGGGTTAACCCCTTGGGGCCGGTCCAGGCGATGGCGGTTGAACCAGCAGGTGTCCAGGCCCACATTGTTGCCTCCCACCACGTCCGCATGGGGGTTGTCCCCCACCATCAGCGCCTTTTGCGGCTTACCGCCCATTTTGTCGAAGGTAAAGGCAAAGATGGCCGGATCGGGCTTGGCGATACCGGCTTCTTCCGAGGTCACCACCAGATCGAAGACATCGCTCCAGCCGGCCTTGGCCAGGCGCCCGGGCTGCATGGAGGCAAAACCGTTGCTGATAATGCCAAGCTTCACCCGGCCCTTGAGGCTGTGCAGCAGGCTGTGGGCCCCTTCCATGGGCGGGCAATGGTCCACCATGGCGTCCAGGAACCCCTGGTTGAGCTGCTGGGGGCTGACCCCAAAGCGCTGGCCCCATTGGCTGAACCTGTCTTCTTGCAGGGTCTTGGCGTCAATCTCGCCCTTGTGGTAGCGGTCCCAGAGCACCAGGTTCTTGGCCTGGAAATCACTGAAGCAGGTGTCGGTCATGGTATGGCCGTAATCGGCCAGCAGACTTTGCAAACCACCCTTGGAATTGAAACGGAACAGGGTCTCGTCCGCGTCAAACAGCACCCATTGGTATTGCATCTTTAGCCTCCTGTGGTCAGGCCGGGCAGCCTAGCACGGATGCCAGTTCACTTCGATAGCAGCGGGGTCCGGCTGATGGCCGGCCCGGGCCAGCAGCGGCGCCCCCAGGTGGCGTTCCAGATAGGCAAGGTTTTCATCCAGCCGGTCCATGGGGCCCAGGCCACAGTTGGCCACCCAGCCGATAAGCTCAAGGCCGTCGCGGCCAATGGCCTCGGCACTCAGCAAAGCGTGGTTGACGCAGCCAAGCTTCATGCCCACCACCAGGATGACACCGCCGCCCCAGGCCTTGGCCAGATCGGCAAAGCCTTCTGTCTCATTCAGTGGCACGCGCCAGCCCCCTGCCCCTTCCATCAGCAGCCAGTCGGCCTGTTGGTGTTGCCAGGGGGCCATGGCGGCCAACACCTTGGCCACATCCAGGCTGACCCCGGCTTCGCCGGCGGCCAGGTGCGGGGCTATGGGCGGCGCAAAATAAAAGGGGTTGTGGCTGTCCAGGTGCAGCTGCAGGGTCGAGTGGCGCCACAGGCGCTCGGCATCGTCCCTGCCGCCGGAGGCGATGGGTTTTAGGCCCGCCACCTGTTGGCCCATCCGGCCAAGGTGGGCCAGGATGGCGCAGCTGATATGGGTTTTACCGGCGTCGGTGTCGGTGCCCGTTACAAAAAGGCGTTTTGCCATGACAGTAATCCAATTCGGTAGGTAAGGGGCAGGCCAAGGGCGGTACGCTGCCTTTCAAGGGCCGCCACAAATTGCCGGTAAGGGCCCTTGCCGGTCAGCCCCTGGGCCCGCTCCGGCACATGGTGGGCCCCTATGCCTTTAAGGCTTTGGCGCAGGCTCTTAAGGTCGGCAAAGTGCATCACAAAGTCCCGTACCTCAAGGTGGGCCTGGCTTGGCAGCATGGCCCTGAGCTGATGCTCTTGTGGCATGGCCAGTACATGGCCTCTGTCCCGGCCCCAGGCCTGGCTGAGCTCCTTGAGGCTACCGGCCAGGGGCAGTGCCACCAGGGCCTGGCCACCCGGCGCCAATACCCGGGCCAGTTCCCCAAGGGCAAGCTCCAAACTGGCGCACCATTGCAGGGCCAGGCTCGACACCACGAGGTCGACACTGGCCGACGCCAAAGGCAGCTGCTGGGCGTCGCCCTGAAGTAACAGCGCCCCGGGCGCCTTAGCAGCGGCCTGGGCCAGCATGTCGGCGCTGATATCCAGGCCCATCAGGGTATGGGCCTCAAGGCGCGCCAGGCAATAGCCGGTGCCGCAGCCCAGGTCCAAGGCCCGCGCCACCGGCCCCGGCACCTGGCTTAACAGCCAGTCCGCCACCTGCTGCTGCAAACCGGCGTTGCGATCGTATTGGCCGGCTGCCTGGCCAAAGGCACGGGCGACATCAGCCAGGGACATGGTGCGCCTCCAGGCAATCGAG
Coding sequences within it:
- the bioD gene encoding dethiobiotin synthase, which translates into the protein MAKRLFVTGTDTDAGKTHISCAILAHLGRMGQQVAGLKPIASGGRDDAERLWRHSTLQLHLDSHNPFYFAPPIAPHLAAGEAGVSLDVAKVLAAMAPWQHQQADWLLMEGAGGWRVPLNETEGFADLAKAWGGGVILVVGMKLGCVNHALLSAEAIGRDGLELIGWVANCGLGPMDRLDENLAYLERHLGAPLLARAGHQPDPAAIEVNWHPC
- a CDS encoding methyltransferase domain-containing protein translates to MSLADVARAFGQAAGQYDRNAGLQQQVADWLLSQVPGPVARALDLGCGTGYCLARLEAHTLMGLDISADMLAQAAAKAPGALLLQGDAQQLPLASASVDLVVSSLALQWCASLELALGELARVLAPGGQALVALPLAGSLKELSQAWGRDRGHVLAMPQEHQLRAMLPSQAHLEVRDFVMHFADLKSLRQSLKGIGAHHVPERAQGLTGKGPYRQFVAALERQRTALGLPLTYRIGLLSWQNAFL